One window of Myxococcales bacterium genomic DNA carries:
- a CDS encoding NapC/NirT family cytochrome c encodes MTTPTPPPSSAPAAAKAPEPSSPKSAGPKSARPARPPLYFNIVSHIGGLIVVLAAILIAISMVVEVRSGALNPYVGIFTYMVFPGVLASGAVLFLLGMRWEAGRRRKLESLATLPYPRIDLNDGRQRRIFAFSSVGGVVVATLMVWASYQGFHFTESVYFCGQVCHVPMRPEFVAYSDSAHARVPCTECHVGEGAGWYVRSKLSGVRQVLAVATNKYARPIPTPIAHLRPARETCERCHWPEKFFGAKLLQLPHFRYTENNEPEQISLTLKTGGGAKSHGQSQGIHWHMLVSNEVTYAAADDKLQVIPWTKVKHADGKETVYIAKKTKLSPAAIDALPRRKMDCMDCHNRPAHDFPTPDSGVDEALLKGRIPADLPWIKKATVEALFRVYPSRQAAHDGIGQYIIDYYKKEKPEVLEQRRKDVDTAIEVAKTLYDRGVFPDMKVDWQTYPKNLGHRYWAGCFRCHDGKHVSADGKVLANDCESTCHTAPVRGSVTELGAVDPKAQPNWHPWEMPKEHLDVEGHDTVKCHACHNAGQRPSKECDDCHEK; translated from the coding sequence ATGACGACGCCGACCCCTCCCCCGTCCTCTGCACCGGCAGCCGCGAAGGCCCCGGAACCCTCGTCTCCCAAGTCGGCAGGTCCGAAGTCAGCCCGTCCCGCTCGGCCGCCGCTCTACTTCAACATCGTGAGCCACATCGGCGGCTTGATCGTGGTTCTCGCCGCCATCCTCATCGCCATCTCTATGGTCGTGGAGGTCCGGTCCGGCGCCCTCAATCCCTACGTCGGCATCTTCACCTACATGGTGTTTCCCGGAGTCCTCGCCTCGGGGGCGGTGCTCTTCCTGTTGGGCATGCGCTGGGAGGCCGGGCGAAGGCGCAAGCTCGAGAGCCTCGCGACGCTGCCGTATCCGCGGATTGATCTGAACGACGGCCGACAGCGAAGGATCTTCGCGTTCTCGAGCGTCGGCGGCGTCGTCGTCGCAACGCTGATGGTGTGGGCCAGCTACCAGGGGTTCCACTTCACCGAGTCGGTGTACTTCTGCGGGCAGGTCTGCCACGTGCCGATGCGGCCCGAGTTCGTCGCCTACTCCGACTCGGCTCACGCGCGGGTGCCATGCACCGAGTGTCACGTCGGGGAAGGCGCGGGCTGGTACGTGCGCTCGAAGCTCTCCGGCGTCCGCCAGGTGCTCGCCGTCGCGACGAACAAGTACGCTCGCCCGATCCCGACGCCGATCGCCCATCTGCGTCCGGCCCGAGAGACCTGCGAGCGCTGCCACTGGCCGGAGAAGTTCTTCGGCGCCAAGCTGCTGCAACTCCCTCACTTTCGGTACACCGAGAACAACGAACCGGAGCAGATCTCGCTGACGCTCAAGACGGGCGGCGGCGCCAAGTCACACGGCCAAAGCCAGGGGATTCACTGGCACATGCTGGTGAGCAACGAGGTCACTTACGCCGCCGCGGACGATAAACTTCAGGTCATTCCCTGGACGAAGGTCAAACACGCCGACGGCAAGGAGACCGTCTACATCGCCAAGAAGACCAAGCTGTCGCCGGCGGCGATCGACGCGCTTCCGCGTCGCAAGATGGACTGCATGGATTGCCACAATCGGCCCGCCCACGACTTCCCCACGCCAGACTCGGGCGTGGACGAGGCGCTGCTCAAGGGTCGAATCCCGGCGGATTTGCCCTGGATCAAGAAGGCAACCGTCGAGGCCCTGTTCCGCGTCTATCCGAGTCGGCAAGCCGCCCACGACGGCATCGGGCAGTACATCATCGACTACTACAAGAAGGAAAAGCCGGAAGTCCTCGAGCAGCGCCGCAAAGACGTCGACACGGCCATCGAGGTCGCCAAGACGCTCTACGACCGCGGCGTGTTCCCTGACATGAAGGTCGACTGGCAGACCTATCCGAAGAACCTCGGCCACCGCTACTGGGCGGGTTGTTTCCGCTGCCACGACGGCAAGCACGTTTCGGCGGACGGCAAGGTGCTGGCCAACGATTGCGAATCCACTTGTCACACCGCGCCGGTGCGCGGGTCGGTGACCGAGCTCGGCGCGGTGGACCCCAAGGCTCAGCCGAATTGGCATCCGTGGGAGATGCCAAAAGAGCATCTCGACGTCGAGGGTCACGACACCGTCAAGTGCCACGCCTGCCACAACGCAGGGCAGCGGCCGAGCAAAGAGTGTGACGACTGCCACGAGAAGTGA
- a CDS encoding cytochrome c3 family protein: MKAKLFFLAALCWALVFATQALMGCGRSKPLRPAPPAEKPAADPRPPLETHPDKILEALKDSVHAKLDCSDCHAPPKGDVKPGDVGKGECSSCHEEEAASYASTIHATKFKEGKEEAATCEDCHGVHDVRAPSDEKSTVSVGNTPLTCGKCHENPELAKKLGIKQPRAVRSFVESIHGKALLAGGLVVAPSCADCHGKAHKLFAAEDPRSSVNKFNVVGTCGQCHTGPRREFEKGVHARALEEEAEKAGRKVDYEFRTKAIRAKALDRGARERKKAPIDPAAKPGADKGGAAGEPAAAKAAPSAAKPDPTQPGAAKAPVAKDALAPGASGSAASQAPPPSPAPAASAAPKATPGAPDEKKAEAPTCPTCHTAHEIIEPGARFKLAEDRICGECHKDRTARYRETYHGRAHDLGDVVVAACHDCHGSHEIWASKEPASTLSDGNRLGTCQKCHVGAPANFAGFLSHADHNDRQHYPRLYWAFIGMTALLVGTFGFFGIHSLLWLMRSLVERFRDPVAFKETKRRVREEKGARLYRRFRPIDRFVHVLVIVSFTLLVMTGMPLKFHEKAWAHAFFDQIGGASVAAAVHRFAAIVTLTYFVLHIGSLIVLVRRNRQKYLNDEGAFSLRKFLALAFGPDSPFPRWQDAKDLLGHMKWFFGRGPKPKFDRFTYWEKFDYMAVFWGVTVIGLSGLMLWYPAFFTRFLPGWSINIAHIVHSDEALLAAGFIFTFHFFNSHFRPEKFPYDAVMFSGHITEEELKHERAAQYERMTAAGELENHKQLGEWAQWKLIVNIFGAAAIVLGLALAATIFWAVLH, translated from the coding sequence ATGAAAGCCAAGCTGTTCTTCCTGGCCGCCCTGTGCTGGGCGCTCGTGTTCGCCACTCAGGCGCTGATGGGCTGTGGGCGCAGCAAGCCCCTACGGCCCGCGCCGCCCGCCGAGAAACCCGCCGCCGATCCTCGGCCACCGCTCGAGACTCATCCGGACAAGATCCTCGAAGCGCTCAAGGACTCGGTGCACGCCAAGCTGGACTGCTCGGACTGCCACGCGCCACCGAAGGGCGACGTCAAGCCTGGTGACGTCGGCAAGGGCGAGTGCAGCTCTTGCCACGAAGAGGAGGCCGCCTCGTACGCGTCGACGATTCACGCCACCAAATTCAAGGAGGGGAAGGAAGAGGCCGCGACCTGCGAAGACTGCCACGGCGTGCATGACGTGCGCGCGCCTTCGGACGAGAAGTCGACCGTGTCCGTGGGCAACACGCCGCTCACCTGCGGCAAGTGCCACGAGAACCCGGAGCTCGCGAAGAAGCTCGGGATCAAGCAGCCACGGGCCGTGCGCAGCTTCGTGGAGAGTATCCACGGCAAGGCCCTGCTCGCCGGCGGCCTGGTCGTGGCTCCGTCGTGCGCGGATTGCCACGGCAAAGCTCACAAGCTGTTCGCAGCCGAGGACCCGCGATCGAGCGTGAACAAGTTCAACGTCGTCGGCACCTGCGGGCAGTGCCACACGGGCCCACGCCGCGAGTTCGAGAAAGGTGTCCACGCCCGGGCACTGGAAGAAGAGGCCGAGAAAGCCGGGCGAAAGGTCGACTACGAGTTCCGTACCAAGGCCATTCGCGCGAAGGCGCTCGACAGGGGCGCGCGCGAAAGGAAGAAGGCCCCGATCGATCCTGCGGCGAAGCCAGGGGCCGACAAGGGCGGGGCGGCCGGAGAACCCGCAGCAGCGAAGGCGGCGCCCAGCGCTGCGAAGCCGGACCCCACCCAGCCGGGGGCGGCCAAAGCGCCGGTCGCCAAGGACGCCCTTGCTCCAGGCGCCTCGGGTTCGGCCGCTTCGCAGGCGCCGCCGCCGTCACCGGCGCCCGCCGCGAGCGCAGCGCCAAAGGCGACCCCGGGAGCGCCCGACGAGAAGAAGGCCGAGGCTCCCACCTGTCCCACGTGCCACACGGCGCACGAGATTATCGAGCCGGGGGCGCGCTTCAAGCTGGCCGAGGACCGCATCTGCGGCGAGTGCCACAAGGATCGGACGGCGCGCTACCGCGAGACGTACCACGGTCGCGCCCACGACCTCGGGGACGTGGTGGTGGCCGCTTGCCACGATTGCCACGGCTCCCACGAAATCTGGGCGTCGAAGGAGCCAGCCTCCACGCTGTCGGACGGAAACAGGCTCGGCACGTGCCAGAAGTGTCACGTCGGTGCGCCCGCCAACTTCGCTGGCTTCCTGTCGCACGCCGACCACAATGACCGTCAGCACTACCCGCGGTTGTACTGGGCCTTCATCGGCATGACCGCGCTGCTCGTGGGCACATTCGGCTTCTTCGGCATCCACAGCCTGCTCTGGCTGATGCGCTCGCTGGTCGAGCGCTTCAGGGATCCCGTCGCCTTCAAGGAGACCAAGCGCCGCGTCCGCGAGGAAAAGGGAGCCCGCCTGTACCGGCGCTTCCGGCCCATCGATCGCTTCGTGCATGTGCTGGTGATCGTCAGCTTCACGCTGCTGGTCATGACCGGCATGCCGCTGAAGTTCCATGAAAAGGCCTGGGCCCACGCGTTCTTCGACCAGATCGGCGGCGCCTCGGTCGCGGCCGCCGTACATCGTTTTGCTGCCATCGTCACGCTCACCTACTTCGTGCTGCACATCGGCAGCTTGATCGTCCTCGTGCGGCGCAATCGCCAGAAGTACTTGAACGATGAGGGCGCGTTCAGCCTGAGGAAGTTCCTGGCACTGGCTTTTGGTCCCGACTCACCGTTCCCGCGCTGGCAGGACGCCAAGGACCTCCTCGGGCACATGAAGTGGTTCTTCGGCCGCGGGCCCAAACCCAAGTTCGACCGCTTCACGTACTGGGAGAAGTTCGATTACATGGCGGTGTTCTGGGGCGTCACGGTCATTGGTCTCTCGGGGTTGATGCTCTGGTACCCGGCGTTCTTCACGCGATTCCTGCCAGGTTGGTCGATCAACATCGCTCACATCGTGCACAGCGACGAGGCGCTCCTGGCCGCCGGCTTCATCTTCACGTTCCACTTCTTCAACAGCCACTTCCGCCCCGAAAAGTTCCCTTACGACGCGGTCATGTTCTCGGGGCACATCACGGAAGAGGAGCTCAAGCACGAGCGGGCCGCGCAGTACGAGCGCATGACCGCCGCGGGCGAGCTGGAGAACCACAAACAGCTGGGCGAGTGGGCTCAGTGGAAGCTCATCGTCAACATCTTCGGCGCGGCCGCCATCGTGCTGGGGTTGGCCCTGGCTGCGACGATCTTCTGGGCTGTGTTGCACTGA
- a CDS encoding ribose-phosphate pyrophosphokinase — translation MSNDRSLLLATSTYAYLEQRFLAAGGYERGEIEQRAFPDGERYRRIACDVWGRDVVLLGGTPTDLDWLEVYDLGCAISRAGARSLSIVMPYFGYATMERAVLPGEVVTAKTRARLISAIPPCEAGTRVFLFDLHTDGIEFYFGDAHVTHHVYGAPIVTEAVKRAMQGRDYVLGATDAGRAKWVQSLAHELDVEPAFVYKRRDSASGDLAVTGVNADVRGREVMIYDDMIRTGGSLLQAARAYLDAGATKVHAIASHLVLPGDSLDELRSSGLLDSVLGTDSHPSSLKLEEEHVVSVVGLLVSAVARC, via the coding sequence ATGTCGAACGACCGATCGCTTCTGCTCGCGACCTCCACCTACGCCTATCTCGAGCAGCGCTTCTTGGCCGCGGGCGGCTATGAGCGCGGCGAGATCGAACAGCGAGCCTTTCCCGACGGCGAGCGGTATCGCCGAATCGCGTGCGACGTGTGGGGGCGAGACGTGGTTTTGCTGGGCGGCACCCCGACAGATCTCGACTGGCTCGAGGTCTACGATCTGGGCTGCGCAATCTCGCGGGCGGGCGCGCGCTCGCTGTCCATCGTGATGCCGTATTTCGGCTACGCGACCATGGAGCGCGCCGTGCTGCCCGGGGAAGTCGTGACGGCGAAGACGCGGGCCCGATTGATCTCGGCGATCCCGCCCTGCGAGGCCGGCACGCGTGTGTTCCTGTTCGACCTTCACACCGATGGCATCGAGTTCTATTTCGGGGACGCCCACGTCACGCACCATGTCTACGGCGCGCCGATCGTGACCGAGGCGGTGAAGCGCGCGATGCAGGGGCGCGACTACGTGCTCGGTGCGACGGATGCGGGCCGGGCCAAGTGGGTGCAGAGCCTCGCGCACGAGCTGGATGTAGAGCCAGCTTTCGTCTACAAGCGCCGGGATTCGGCCTCCGGGGACCTGGCTGTGACGGGTGTCAACGCCGACGTGCGCGGGCGCGAGGTGATGATCTACGACGACATGATCCGCACGGGCGGCTCGTTGCTGCAGGCAGCGCGAGCCTACCTCGACGCGGGCGCGACGAAAGTGCACGCCATCGCCAGCCACCTGGTCTTGCCCGGTGACTCACTCGACGAACTGAGGTCTTCGGGGCTGCTCGACAGCGTGCTCGGCACAGACTCGCATCCGTCGAGCCTGAAGCTGGAGGAGGAGCATGTGGTGAGCGTGGTGGGTCTATTGGTGAGCGCCGTGGCGCGCTGCTGA
- a CDS encoding YdcH family protein has translation MAVDRLFSLEKEHHELKDMVRRLERRAYLTPTEQHHIAELKKQKLAAKDQIAALKRDV, from the coding sequence ATGGCAGTGGACCGCCTCTTCAGTTTGGAGAAGGAACATCACGAGTTGAAGGACATGGTCCGCAGGCTCGAACGTCGCGCTTACTTGACGCCCACCGAGCAGCACCACATCGCAGAGCTGAAGAAACAAAAGCTCGCCGCGAAGGATCAGATCGCCGCGCTCAAACGCGACGTCTAG
- a CDS encoding tRNA (guanine-N7)-methyltransferase has product MRIDPYADAPRLPEGERVDPRLLVGAGPNPIEIEIGPGRGGFLLERLAAVPEARMLGLEIRRKWATIVDRRLAKLGYAPRARVFAEDARWALGRFPDACASIVYLHFPDPWWKKRHLKRLVLNLEMGREIARLLIPGGELFVQTDVLERAQAYQDLVALEPSFEPWGDGPRVEDNPYAARSPREHRAIEDGLPVVRMRWRRLPAAAPTA; this is encoded by the coding sequence ATGCGGATCGACCCCTACGCCGATGCACCGCGTCTGCCGGAGGGCGAGCGCGTCGACCCGCGACTCTTGGTCGGGGCTGGGCCGAACCCTATCGAAATAGAGATCGGTCCGGGGCGCGGCGGGTTCTTGCTGGAGCGCCTGGCCGCCGTGCCCGAGGCGCGCATGCTCGGGCTGGAGATCCGCCGCAAATGGGCGACCATCGTCGACCGCCGCCTGGCGAAGCTGGGATACGCGCCGCGCGCGCGCGTCTTTGCCGAAGACGCTCGCTGGGCGCTGGGCCGGTTTCCCGACGCGTGCGCGAGCATCGTCTACCTGCACTTCCCCGATCCCTGGTGGAAAAAACGCCACCTGAAACGCCTCGTGCTGAACCTGGAGATGGGTCGCGAGATTGCGCGACTGCTGATCCCTGGCGGCGAGCTTTTTGTGCAGACGGACGTGCTCGAACGCGCTCAGGCCTACCAAGATCTGGTCGCCCTCGAGCCGAGCTTCGAGCCGTGGGGTGATGGCCCCCGCGTGGAGGACAATCCCTATGCGGCGCGCAGCCCCAGGGAGCACCGAGCGATCGAGGACGGCCTCCCGGTGGTCCGAATGCGCTGGCGGCGGCTGCCCGCGGCCGCGCCGACCGCCTGA
- a CDS encoding energy-coupling factor ABC transporter permease — protein sequence MARGRGWLYVSNVHLADGILTSPAWLLGVNAAGAGSAALLSRGLREGQTLGVAFTGTLAAFVLAAQALNVPLAPGASAHVIGAGLLTLMLGPARAVLALVAVLIVQALLFADGGITTLGINVLDIAVIPVVTVHVTRRLLGPKRLAMAAVIGTLFGNGLSALCLAVTLIGGAGFPPALALGWLVGVQLVAGLVEGTLTGVAVRHVEKKAPALLHTRHPDTRHLPALLDEVSPHARSRTLHVAWAALALGIASALLPLASSAPDALERVVQSARPAP from the coding sequence GTGGCACGCGGCCGGGGCTGGCTCTACGTTTCGAACGTGCACCTCGCGGACGGCATCTTGACCAGCCCGGCGTGGCTCCTCGGTGTGAACGCCGCCGGGGCCGGCAGCGCGGCGCTGCTCTCGCGTGGGCTGCGCGAGGGACAAACGCTTGGCGTGGCGTTCACCGGCACGCTGGCGGCTTTTGTCCTAGCGGCCCAGGCGCTGAACGTGCCGCTCGCGCCCGGCGCGAGCGCGCACGTGATTGGCGCGGGCCTGCTCACCTTGATGCTCGGGCCGGCGCGTGCCGTCCTGGCGTTGGTCGCCGTGCTGATCGTCCAGGCTCTTCTCTTTGCGGACGGCGGCATCACGACGCTCGGCATCAACGTGCTCGACATTGCCGTCATCCCGGTGGTCACGGTTCACGTGACGCGTCGTTTGCTCGGCCCGAAGCGTCTGGCCATGGCCGCCGTGATCGGCACGCTGTTCGGGAACGGGCTGTCAGCCCTCTGCCTCGCTGTCACGCTGATTGGTGGCGCCGGCTTCCCGCCGGCGCTCGCGCTGGGCTGGCTGGTTGGCGTTCAGCTCGTCGCCGGCCTGGTCGAGGGCACGCTCACCGGCGTTGCGGTCCGCCACGTCGAGAAGAAGGCGCCGGCCCTGCTCCACACGCGGCATCCCGACACACGACACCTGCCGGCGCTACTCGACGAAGTGAGCCCGCACGCTCGCTCGCGGACGCTGCATGTCGCCTGGGCTGCCCTCGCGCTCGGCATCGCGAGCGCTCTCTTGCCCCTGGCGAGCAGCGCGCCGGATGCGCTGGAGCGCGTGGTCCAGAGCGCGCGTCCCGCGCCGTGA
- a CDS encoding ABC transporter ATP-binding protein, whose translation MSAKAIELEALRVWREDGLGGSPAEVVRGISVSIAPGARVALVGANGAGKTSLLLALVGAVRFAGRIRVGELVLEKRNLNAVRQDVGFVFAEPADQLFSSTVLDEVSFAPRQRGLSDAAERGRRALEQVGLVELTERVPTSLSLGEQRRLAVASVMSAEPGVLLLDEPTASLDGRARRLVLAAIRSAVATTVFATHDLDAALELEAEVLVMADGLLLGRGPAESVLSDAELLDRAGLDPPARFSRS comes from the coding sequence ATGAGCGCAAAGGCCATCGAGCTGGAGGCGCTGCGGGTGTGGCGCGAGGATGGACTCGGGGGCTCTCCGGCCGAGGTCGTGCGCGGCATCAGTGTGTCGATCGCTCCCGGCGCACGCGTCGCGCTGGTGGGCGCCAATGGCGCGGGCAAGACCTCGTTGCTGTTGGCCCTGGTCGGGGCCGTGCGCTTCGCCGGGCGGATCCGCGTCGGCGAGCTGGTGCTGGAAAAACGCAACTTGAACGCAGTCCGCCAGGACGTGGGTTTTGTCTTCGCAGAGCCCGCCGACCAGTTGTTCTCGTCGACCGTGCTCGACGAGGTCAGCTTTGCCCCGCGCCAACGCGGCTTGTCGGACGCAGCCGAACGGGGACGACGCGCGCTCGAGCAAGTCGGACTCGTCGAGCTCACCGAGCGTGTGCCGACGTCGTTGAGCCTGGGCGAGCAACGGCGCCTCGCCGTGGCGAGTGTGATGTCGGCCGAGCCCGGGGTGCTCTTGCTCGACGAGCCGACCGCGAGCCTCGACGGGCGCGCCCGCCGGTTGGTGCTGGCGGCGATCCGGAGCGCCGTCGCGACGACCGTGTTCGCGACGCACGATCTGGACGCGGCGCTCGAGCTCGAGGCCGAGGTCCTGGTCATGGCGGACGGCCTCTTGCTCGGTCGTGGGCCCGCAGAGAGTGTGCTGAGCGACGCCGAGCTCTTGGACCGCGCCGGGCTCGATCCACCGGCAAGGTTTTCGCGATCGTGA